The Amycolatopsis umgeniensis DNA segment TGCGGTTCCTGATCACGCGAGTTACGCCTTCGTTGTCACTGCGAACCCGGAATTCGGTCAGCAGGCCAGGAAATCCAGCAATATCCGGGAAAACCTGGCGGGTTTCTCCAGATTGATCATATGCGCGACCCCGGGGACGACGATTTTCCGGGCGTCGCGGGCCTCGCCTGCGATCTGTTCGGAGATGTCGACGATGTCCGAGGAATCCAAGTCGCCCACCAGCGTCAAGGTGCGCGGCGTCAGCTCGCCGGTGCGTTCGATGGCCCGAAGTTCGTCCATCAGCGTGAAGCCGCTGCCGCCGTGCCGGGTGATCGTCTGGGTGTACATCTCCTGACACCGCCGTCGGACTTCTTGATCGACGTCCGACGGCGCTCGGCGGGGCCCGTCCACCCACATCCGCAGGACACACTCGATGGCGGCGGGCAGATCTCCTCGCGCGACCGCCTCCTCGAGCTTCTTGTTCTGCTCCAGGACAAAGGGGTCTTTCGTGGTCATCGCGCTGAGACCGGTGGCCACGAGAACGAGGTTGTCGACGAGGTCCGGGTACGTCAGCGCGAAGTCGACCGCGATCCGCCCGCCGCCGGACAGTCCGACCAGCGACGCGCGGGGGAGTTCCAGCGCGGCCATCAGCGCGCGGAGATCTTCGTAGTGCTTGAACCGTTCTTTCGGCGTGGACGACTCGCCGTGCCCGCGCGCGTCGTAGCGGATGGCCGTGTAGCGGTCTTCGAGTGCCGTCATCTCGGCGTCCCACATGCGGGAGTCGAGCATCCCGCCGTGCAGCAGGATGACGGGATCCCCCTCGCCCCGGAGTTCGTACGCCAGTTCGCCGTTCTCGACCTGAACTCTGCCGCTGGTCATACCCGCACGGTACCGAAGAACGCGAAAGGCCCCCTTCCCCGAAGTGCGG contains these protein-coding regions:
- a CDS encoding alpha/beta fold hydrolase; protein product: MTSGRVQVENGELAYELRGEGDPVILLHGGMLDSRMWDAEMTALEDRYTAIRYDARGHGESSTPKERFKHYEDLRALMAALELPRASLVGLSGGGRIAVDFALTYPDLVDNLVLVATGLSAMTTKDPFVLEQNKKLEEAVARGDLPAAIECVLRMWVDGPRRAPSDVDQEVRRRCQEMYTQTITRHGGSGFTLMDELRAIERTGELTPRTLTLVGDLDSSDIVDISEQIAGEARDARKIVVPGVAHMINLEKPARFSRILLDFLAC